In Phaseolus vulgaris cultivar G19833 chromosome 3, P. vulgaris v2.0, whole genome shotgun sequence, the sequence attatactattaatattaatttgtataAGGTTTTATGTTatagtaaaataattaattagtttaataaataaaataaaataatatattattttaataattattaataaactttactatattataaaaaaataaaaattaaaaaaacactgaaataataaataaaataaatacagttaaatattttcatatttattaatatatattgtaacaaataaataattaaaataaaaatattataataataaataatactaattaatttgaattttcatattttataaataaatttattttaatatactattattttgaaatgtaattttttaatttattaagattTAATAACAATGTTTCATTCTGAAATTTCTTTTAAttctcatttatatattttttaaaaattatatcaatttatttttacaaaatcattttaaaatattttaaaaaaatattctattacattaaatatatttactaCAAACTTTCAACTCAATTTTCAGTCTCTTTTTTTCTCAATTCAAACAACTTTATCTTttattctatttctttcttttttcactACTATTGTAATTCAAACAAAACATTGTGACATGTTTGCATATTTAACATATAAAAGAAGTGAAtacttatataataataaataaattaatcttaaaaaacaacaaaatataatatatatatatatatatatattatatatatatatatattcccaATATTTCAAAACATCacaataaaaagatattttattattatccactgaaaaaatcattatttataTTGGTATATGTTCACTTACTAATACATATTTTTagcaaatattattttgaagttaatataatttataatatttataaacttCCTATCAACTTTGTTACCGCATAATATTACAGAGTAATATCAATCAATCTATCAATGATATTCCTAACTCCATTCAAGATTCTcctaaaaattttaaaaatttaaatttgactcatgtatttaaaaatttaaatttaaattcaaacttTCATAGGACATGTCCATCAAAAACTAATATTTAAGTCTTGAACTTATCCACTCACCGAATAGTTTATGGACAATGTTTTCATTCAAAACCTTCATCaacattttaaaagtaaaattttcaTCTAAGTGATTTGGAGATTAgtgaaatttatatattttttcattaatgaAACCAATACTTAATAAAGACTAAACTCAATTTAATACATTCCATTTTAAAACATCAATTTcactaaatatttaataacaagcattaataaaacattcaaaatatactcatatatatttaataaaattaaacctATAATATTAGAATCATTTAAACAACGTTTATTTCTTTTAGACTCCCATAAGTCagcaaaaatatcatttttaaaaaaatatatatatttcaaatttcacaatgattttttttttctatttacaccttccgaattttacaatataattttttaaataaatacattttaattGAAAGATATTTTCTAATCAGGAAATACCTTCAAACATCAacttattaactaattatttgcAGTCAATTGAAACTAACCAATTTTTCATTTACTTGACATAATTGGCACTgttaattaagaaaattaatacaGTTAAGGAAGCAAAATAGAAAGATTTTATAATTCGTGATAACTTGATAAGTGTCTTTTAGGAAGTAATTTTAAGATAGTAGTATATATCTTAAATTATAAGTTTTCTTTATACAGCAATTCTTAAATTACAAGTTAAACATGataatataaaattcttaaagaTCACATTTGGGCAAGTTTAGTCCAGCTCGACTCTGCTATACGTAGATTATTAGATTGGAAACAAAATATAGTTCAAGTTGACTAGTTACGTTTGGTTCGAGGCCATGCATTTGCAAATAATTAGAACTCAATGCACTCTTTAAATAGCCATATTgtgtttaaaattcaaaatttaagtaTGATTTGCTACGATTTTATGTTAAGATTTGACTGATTTATTTGAAACTAAAAATGTTGTTATTCAAGATAAgacaacaataatttttttaaactggTTTAGGCGATGTTTTAACAAGTCAAGTCTAACATGTTTATTTAATATCAATTTGTTTTAAGATctaatttaacttttattaataacttattttataaaagaCCTTTAAATAATACATAAAGTTATCTTTTATGTTTGATTATTTAGGTAAgtatactaaatatttttaaaaattaaagcaacatataattttgatatattataacaaatttaataaataataacacaaaaaatacattttatataaATCAACATActcaatgttttaaaaaaaaagtaaactcTGTCAAACAACATGATATATTTCCACCTAATACCTTatcaacaaataaaaacaatttatccACCCTTTAAAAAACTTTATCTACATTGTCACTCTCAAATGGTACCTTGACATGTGGATGATTGCTCCTTACTATTCATTCCTTCCACCACCATGTActtattaattttcaaaattacttAAAAGAGATAAAAGTATGAATAAAGAAATAGAATAAATGAATTTCAAATTAGAACTAATTCTCTCTCTTTGGTGTAGATATAAAATGGACATTTGCGGAATCAAATCAATAAGCGGACAATAGAAAATAgagcaaaataaaataataagatcGATAATTTTTAACTTGAGAAAACCTTCTCttattgagaaataaaaatccaCAGGacctaaatatttgtttttctcaCTCTATGAGGATAACACTCAATCTCACCCAAGAATGATGAAATACAATGTTTCTCTAACCTTTCACTAAGATTTCTAATCTCATGTATGGTGGATATCAACTCTTTTTTTTACTGTCTATGGTGCTCTTATCACTTGcttgtttttctctttctcacaAGTTCTCTTTATATAGAGAATGAGAGGAAGACATATCCCAGAGAGATAGTGGATAATTAATGTTCATCACATTCTCAAGAGAGAGTTACAATTCCAAGACTTTTGGAGTGACCATCACTGAAAATATTCAATGGATTGGTTATCAAGATTTATTGGTTATAGTCTCATTAGAATAAGGAGAGATTTCCAACACTTTTCAAACTAAAAGTCAGAAACATTGCAATTGTAATTTCTGGATTTGTCGAAATCtaaaatgagataaaaaaaactttcctTGTTCGCAATACTTTGCCCATCAAATCAGTCAAGTCAATATaatgtgttatatatataaaactagTGAAAACACATGCGATGTAGCGcctatttctttcttttgttcAACTTTCATATGATAGAAATTTAACttacatacaaaaataattttggatgaattgaaattaaaaaacaaaaaataatatgtaaaaatgaCGAATTAATTAATCAAACTTTTTTTCTCATATGGTTTGAGTTTCTCTTTTTCAAgctttctcttttcttcattGGTGGTTTTGGAATAAGAGAGTATGATGATATTCAAACTAAGGTTAGGATTCACTTGATGGTAGATACACAAAGAATGATGATTTTTGTTTTCGCCAGCTCGAGGTAGGTCAGAATCGGAATGAGCTCCTGGTGGTCTCCATTCAAGCTTTAGTGAACCAGCCTTTAAAGAACGAGGGGCTCTTGCGATAACACTTCGACGCTCAAATCAGTAAGAGCATAAAATTCCATGTATATAATGAATATAGTGCTAAAATTTGAGTCCCCTACCCTTGTGGTCATCTATTTATAAGTTCTCATGGGCTTGGAACTTTGACCGTGGTTTCTCCCGGCTTTAATGTGGCATATTATAGTATCTGTTTATAAAATCTGAATATCACGTATATAAAATCAGagtattttgtaatataattagATGTAATAATGCAATATAATAAGGGATATTGAACAAGTTAATCAGCGCATTCAAATAGATCGGAATATTGTGCATTAAAATCACGTTAATTGTGcattaataaaattgaatctcataatatatttatctaaattaatattattacactAACATAATTATGAGGGGTTTATAATAATAGTCTCAAAAATCATGGTGATCTTAGCTTCAGGCCATCTTGCAAGTCGGACCAATTGGTATATGACCAACCAAATCCAGTAAGGTACAATTCTACCAAAGAATAGAGTTGTTTGAAATGGAGTGGAGAGTGAGATTAGAAATTAatgttgttttatttaatatatgaaatttGATGTGGGAACGGAGGAGTGAGGATGAGAGTATACTCTCTTTTGTGTACAcctaaacaattataaaaataaatcatcttcatatatatatactacTTGCCTTGTTAAAAGTCAATTCATATATATAAGGTCTTCTCTTTTAAAGAATTATAtaataacatatttatataaCTAAAATCAAAATCCCTAATTTATCATAAAtcaaaactatttaaaaatagtcACAACATCATAACATCATGTTTAAGTATATTTATCAAGTAATATTTTACATATACAAACAAATCATATAGTCTTTTAACCTCCAAGAGTGGAGAAGTAAAGAAAATCACATAACAATACAATGGTTACACATCATAAAGCCCTATTCATAATCTTCACATTAATTGTATATTACTCTGTAGTACAGAATtgtacatgaaaaaaaaatgaggttGGATTAGATTACTTCACATTAGGTTACAGATAGTTGCAGTTCCTCTGGTTGAGGTAAACTAATTGGATGGCGTTTTCTACAATCGCAGTAAAAGACCGTCATAATCACGTAACTCCACAGCACTAACAAACCGTACCAAACTATCACATTGGCTTTATCCTCAACCCTGATCCAATCCTCAGCCTCCATCAACCGCTCCACCTTCGACCCGATCAGACTCGACCCCAGTACGAACAGACCCGACAGGGCCCAACCGCATGCCCGGCTCCCCTCCATCAGAGCGGATCCGACCCGAATGGCATCCCACCCGAATTTCTCTTCTGCGACGGAGACGACAAGGGCGACGCTCGTGACCGCCATGAGGTAGACCTCGAGGGCGGACCCGGCGGCGAGGAGGAGGAGCCTGGCGGAGGAAGAGGAGGCGAGGGCAGCGAGGAAGCGCGGGAGGGGGGAGAAGGCGAAGAGGATGGCGTAGACGAAGATGGTGGTAGCGAAGAGGCGGAGGGCCGCGGCGAGGAGGGACGAGGTAGGGTTGGCGTGGAGGGCGAGGCGGGTGGAGTGGACGGCGGAGAGGGCAGCGGCGAGGGAGAGGAGGTAAGAGGGGAGGGAGAAAAGGGCCTTGATGCGGAGGAGGGAAAGGGCGTCGTGGCGGGACTGGAGCCAGACGTGTCGGGCCTCAAAGCGTGTGGGGGCGTAGCGTGCGAGGGCCCCGAGATGGTGAATTTGCGAGGTGAGGGAGTGGGTGGAGATGGATTGGGAGATTAGGAGCGTGGAGAGAGGGAGGGTGGTGAGAAGCAGAATTGATGCGAACACCAGTTTGTTGCAGCCTATAATCTTTATGGACTCCACTACCATCTTCACTGCCGAAACGCACCACCACACGCCACCCGATTCCATTTTTCTCTCACTGTCACTCTACTCTACTGCTGCTGTTTCATCATCAAATCGAACCCTTCCAATTTTTTCTCTGCCCTCCCCAATCTCTGCTTCAAAGTTACGTCATCAATATCCTCCTAAATCTTACTAAATTGCATGAAAAAAAAGTAGAACACATCTACTTAACaatctattataataatattttaattaaaaataaattattttaattaagataTTATTTATTGGATTATTAAatgaatgttttttattatttggatCACCACCAAAAAATTACTATACTTTAATCCTATGCCGTttctgtatattttttttaggttattgtatttttttttcaaaaaatatcaaaatgaaacaaaattataaacttCTTGTGTAATTTTCATACTTTGAAACAAAACTATGATTGTTAGGTAATGTAAAGGAATTAGAAAAAAGttcttaaaacaaaaataatgaaaaagaaattaacCAAATATTAAGGGTGTATTTGGATTGGGAAATGAATTTGTAGTGATTTAagaggaaagtgtgaagaaagtgaaattgtttggattaagataTGTTAGAGTGAATCTGTGCAgaaaatttattgaagtttgtgagtgatgtgatggttgtaagagtattttgaattattttcaatagtgtaaattacaaaattataaatttatccttgtgtataaaaaagaaaaaaataataataattaattttgtgtatattttagttgattaaaataatataaaattataattataaataaaaataaaaaaatgtaaaattaaaataaagaaataaaattaaaaatttaaataaaattatattatttttattttattaatctaaattacattatgttatatatatatatattaatctaAATAGTTATAgctatttaatttatattacattatgttatatatatatatatattaagtacatatttttttatataagaaaagcaatattaatgatgatttttattattattaatataaaaaaattatttttgagaATGTCTTCTATTCAAATATTACACTGGACAAAAGCACATTTATTTGGGGGCAAAAAcggaaactaaaaaaaatcttacatGGCTTTCTCTGTTGGGTTCCACTTTCTCCTCAACCATGAGAAGATACTTTATAATCCCCATTCATCTTTCTTCGCCTTTCCATCGGTCTAAATGACtagaaacaaacaaaaaatttctGTCTTTTTCCATCCGCATGTACACTATATACATAGATACAAACAGAGTATAAAAGTGTAACATGTCGTAAGTTAAAGTAAAGATTGATATCAATTGTTTCATTATAAAGATTTACACtgaatataatttatagttATTGTTTGATCGAATAACAAGTATAGAATTAAAGTAATCAACTAGTATTAGTGGAACTTAGAGGGAGTTATTAATTATAGATTTTAATTGAGTAATAAGTTTTAtctaacaatttttatttatctataacGGTGGAGTTTTGGGTTGAGCCTCATGTAGTGTGTAGAAGGATCGTGTGCAGATCTTTGTATTAAAGGAGAGTATTTACTACATAAGAAGACCGGTAACAATGTCATATTCAGCGGTAACAGAAGGAGCaagactatatatatatatatatatatatatatatatatatat encodes:
- the LOC137807382 gene encoding uncharacterized protein, which produces MESGGVWWCVSAVKMVVESIKIIGCNKLVFASILLLTTLPLSTLLISQSISTHSLTSQIHHLGALARYAPTRFEARHVWLQSRHDALSLLRIKALFSLPSYLLSLAAALSAVHSTRLALHANPTSSLLAAALRLFATTIFVYAILFAFSPLPRFLAALASSSSARLLLLAAGSALEVYLMAVTSVALVVSVAEEKFGWDAIRVGSALMEGSRACGWALSGLFVLGSSLIGSKVERLMEAEDWIRVEDKANVIVWYGLLVLWSYVIMTVFYCDCRKRHPISLPQPEELQLSVT